GGCAAGCCGCAACTGGGCAAAATCCAGGTTTTCCCGCAACCGGGCAAGCTTCAACTGACAGTGGGAGCAGGAGTGTAGGTGTTGTTCAACTGCTTTAAGTTCCGTGTCAACTAATTCGCCATCCAAAAACGCTTGTAATGTTCCCTCTGCAAAACACATGCTTATTCATCCCCCTTCTCTCTGCAATACTCCTCTTTAAAGCGGCGCAATGCCCTGACCAGGATGGTCCCGACGGAACTCTTCTCCACCCCGATTACATCAGCTATTTCACTGTAGCTGTAGCCGGAAAATTTCAACAGCAGGCAAACCCGGTCCCTGACTGCCATTCGCTTTAAAACAGCCCGCACTTGCCTTACCTCCTGGCTGCGGATGAACATCTCATCGAAGGAAATGATGTTGCTGATTCGTTCATATTCTAAGTTTGTCTCCCTCTCTTTGCGGCTTTTCTCACTGCGCAGGTAATTATAGGCCAGGTTGGTAGCTACTCTGGCCAGCCACCCGCCAGGATTGTACAAATCCCGGGGAGGGCAAGAATAGAGTTTAAGAAAAGTCTCTTGTGCCAAATCTTCCGCAGCCGTTTGCTCGCCCACCAAAAAATACAGTTGCCGGTAAACGGCAATGTAATAGGTCTCAAAAAGCTCTTTAAAATTCATCCGGGTAGAATCCTTTTCACCCTTGAGCTGTTTTTGAGGAATAATTTCGTACACCTCCCCCAAGATTTTCGCAATCGCGATTACATTATTATAACAAACTGCAAGCAGTATTTGTGACAGTTCGCTGATAAATTTTAAATTAGATCCGACGACGGAAAAGCCCCGACCTCGCAAGTGAGGTCAGGGCTCTCCTTTTAAAAACTAATGCCTTCTACTACCAGGCGCCGGTAGATTCCATCGCCTTTTAAATCTATTGTTACCCCGTCGGGGTCATAAGAGGTAAACTTAGGGGTGTAGACCTGCAAATCTCCGAGATCATGCTGATCATAGTTTTCGGGATCGGTCGGCTTACCTGCAAACACGGCAGGTACAAAATAAATGCCCGCTCAGCCCCCGTGTCTCTCTAAATTTACAAAAATGCTGTCGGTTTTACCCGTGATATATTCTTTGGCGGTATCGCTGACGTTAACTTTAACCATAATTTTCACCTCTTCAGTCCGATTTGTTTATATTATACTCTTTGTATTTTTCGCTGTAAATATATTTAATGATACTTTTATTTTTCTTGAAAGCATATTTCCCTGTATTTAATTGCAAAATAGGAAAAGAAATCTGGAAAAGGTGAAAGCATGCGAATAAACCAACTGCTCAATTACCTAAACAGGGAAGTCTTGATTATTGGTGGCACTTTATTGGCAGCTTTGGCCGTAAACGGGTTTTTATTGCCTCATAAGCTGTTAAGCGGAGGCATCAGCGGCGTTAGCATAATCTTGCAGCAGCTTACTGGCTTCCCGGCAGGCCTGTCGGTCTTTCTTTTAAATGTGCCCATTTTTATCTTGGGTTATAAAAAGATTGACCGGGATTTCGTAATTTTCAGCCTGATGGGTATGGGGCTGTTTTCCGCTTTTCTGCTGCTCACCAAGAACATAAGCCGCTCAATAGTTTTGGATGATACCATGTTAGCGGCGATTTTCGGGGGAGTAATTAACGGTATTGGTCTGGGCCTGGTTTTCCGCAGCCGGGCATCAATGGGTGGTTCAGATATACTGGCCGTAGTCATCAGGAAAAAATCTTCCATAAATATGGGTACAATCCTCTTCGCCTTTAACTTTGTAATCGTCCTCTCCGGTTCCCTCCTTTTTGGGTTAAAACCCGCTCTCTTTACGCTGATTTCCATGTACCTGTCAGCCGTATTGCTGGATAGGGTTCAAGAAGGATTTGACCGGAAAAAATCGGCGCTAATCATCACCAGCGAACCGGAAAAAATCTCTCAAGCCATCATGCAGGAAGTCCACCGCGGTGTGACCATTTTTTTCGGGGAGGGAGCCTTTACCCATCATAACCGGCACATTCTTTACACCGTGGTTACCACCCGCCAGCTGGCAAAGCTCAAAGCAATTGTTGAAAGCCTGGATCCCGGCGCCTTTATGACTGTCAGCGATACGGCGGAAGTGCTGGGCAAGGGGTTTCACCGCACGGCATTATAGTCAACCAGTCCTCAGTCACCAGCAATCCTGCCGCAGCTGTAATAATTATATAAATTTTTAAATTAAATCACGTAAATCTGTCTCCCAGTTCCGTTTTTTTGGCTTGTAGTACGAATCGGGTTAAATGCTTACTGCGGGAAGAGTAAAACAGCCAAATATTTGCCAACCTAAAATACTGTATTCTAACAATTTTGGGCAAACTTGTTCATATTGCAAGTTTTTTGTAAGCTGCAAAAGTCGCAGTGGTCTTTCCCCTTGAAATCGGGCAGATTACGTCCTACCCCTAATACCATTGCAATGGACTTTCGGGGCATCATTAGGTTTGAGTCTGTCAAGCGCAGGCCGATGGATTCCGCTTTAAGTAAATGATAGATGGTTCGCAAATCTTCCAGCCCACTCCAGTATGAGTGACCGGGACCCATGGGAAATGTTGTTTTTATGCCAGCGCTATGAAACCCCTCCTCAATTTTCGCCAGTGCCGCTGCTGCGCTTTTGGCTACAAATGCTGATCCGGCTGCATCCAGGGTAAAAGCTTCCAATAATTTGCCAGCCTTCTTATATGCATCCACACGGTCGTCTAAGGCACTTCCTATTGTCAGAGCGTAAAGGATTAACTTCTCAGCCGGTCCTGCCACCTTCACCAAAAGCCTGCTGGTCAGCTTATGCCCTTCCTCCAGAAAAAGTTCCTTTTCCCCGGCTCCCGCTACGCTGACCTCACGCCAAACCACAATGGGGCGAACCAATGCAGAGGCTTCGAGCAAAATACGGCGGTGTAATTCAACCATACCCGGACGGGGAGAACGGTTAGTAAAGTCAGACCCTTCTGCTCTAAAAACATCTTCCATACTCACGTCCGGCAAGTCCATTTCCCATATTTTCGGTTCTGTCATAAGCCACCTCCTACTTGGTGTTATTGACTGCAATTTGAAAATATTACTTTCCATATTCTTTTCTAAA
This region of Zhaonella formicivorans genomic DNA includes:
- a CDS encoding YitT family protein → MRINQLLNYLNREVLIIGGTLLAALAVNGFLLPHKLLSGGISGVSIILQQLTGFPAGLSVFLLNVPIFILGYKKIDRDFVIFSLMGMGLFSAFLLLTKNISRSIVLDDTMLAAIFGGVINGIGLGLVFRSRASMGGSDILAVVIRKKSSINMGTILFAFNFVIVLSGSLLFGLKPALFTLISMYLSAVLLDRVQEGFDRKKSALIITSEPEKISQAIMQEVHRGVTIFFGEGAFTHHNRHILYTVVTTRQLAKLKAIVESLDPGAFMTVSDTAEVLGKGFHRTAL
- a CDS encoding RNA polymerase sigma factor SigX, coding for MYEIIPQKQLKGEKDSTRMNFKELFETYYIAVYRQLYFLVGEQTAAEDLAQETFLKLYSCPPRDLYNPGGWLARVATNLAYNYLRSEKSRKERETNLEYERISNIISFDEMFIRSQEVRQVRAVLKRMAVRDRVCLLLKFSGYSYSEIADVIGVEKSSVGTILVRALRRFKEEYCREKGDE
- a CDS encoding CC/Se motif family (seleno)protein; translation: MVKVNVSDTAKEYITGKTDSIFVNLERHGGUAGIYFVPAVFAGKPTDPENYDQHDLGDLQVYTPKFTSYDPDGVTIDLKGDGIYRRLVVEGISF